TCAGCACGGTAAGCGCCGCCTGGCCGAGCGCTTCGCGACTCCGGGCGAGCGTGACGCCGTAGCCCTGCCGTTCGGCCAGCTTGCGCATCGCGCGATAGCCGTCCAGCCCCGCGCTCGCCGCATGATTGCCGCCGCGGCCGGAAACGTTGCCGCCTTCGCCCGAACCGAGCAGGTACAGCAGGCCGAGGAAGCTGGCGAAGCCGATCAGGATGACCCCCAGCATGGCCCTGGTGTTGCCCTGCGCGCTCATACGGCCCCCCGTTCGAAGCGCTGCAGGGCGAAGTCGGAATAGGCGGCGCGGGCGACGGTCCAGTCCTGCGCGTCGAGCGAGCGCAGCGCAAACAGGCTGCGCTCCACTCGCTCGGCAATCGCGGAAAAGGCGCGGCGGGCGGCGTCCGTCAGGCCGGGCAGGCGGGTGATCTCGCGCGCGGTGCTGGACGGATCGAGCCATTCGGGCCGCGCGGCGGCGATATGGCCCACGCTGCGTTGCAAGAGCAGGTGCACCGCCTCGTCGTAGCGGCCTTCGCCAGCGAGCCGGTCGGCATCTTCCAGCAGGGCGAGCGCCTGCGCGCGGTCTGGCGTCCATTCGGGCGCTTCCTCGTCCTCGCGCGCGGCGCGCGGCGCGCGAAGTTCGAACATGCGCACGATGACGAAGACGAGCGCTGCCACCGCCGCCGCGATCAGCACCCACTTCATAACCGGCCAGCTCGCCCCGAAGAAGTCGGCGACCGAAGCGACTATCCGGCCGAGGAATTCCTGCAGCTGCAATAGCCACTCGGGCGGCGGGTCGGGCGGCTCGACCGCGACGGGGGCGTACTGGATCGCCTCGTCGGCGCGCACCGCCTCGTAGTCGCGCATGAATGCGCTACCGGCCTCGCCTGCCGCCTGCTGCCCCCGACCCGTCGTCACCAGGGAAGTGGTGACAGCTATCGCCGCTATTCTCAAGCGCCGACGGGGCCGCCGGGCCTAGCCGCGTTCGCGCGCGATCGGATAGGTGCCGAGGATGCGCAATTCGCGGCAATGGAAAGCGAGTTCTTCCATCGCGCGGTCGACCGCCGGATCGCCCGGGCCGCCGATGATGTCGGCATAGAATCTGGAGGCGGAAAAGCTCGCCCCCTGCTGGTAGCTTTCCAGCTTCGTCATGTTGACGCCGTTGGTCGCAAACCCGCCCAGCGCCTTGTAGAGCGCGGCCGGCACGTTCTTCACCGTGAAGATGAAGGTGGTCATCACGTCGCGTTCCTCGATTGCGGCGGGATCGCGCGGTTCGCGCGCCAGGACGACGAAGCGGGTGGTGTTGTCGCGCGCATCCTCGACATGCTCCTCGATCACCTTGAGGCCGTAGAGCTCGGCGGTCATCGCGGGGGCCAGCGCGGCGATGTCGGGATCGCCGCGCTCGGCCACATAGGCCGCGGCCCCGGCGGTATCGGCATGGCTCAGTCCGGTGATGCCCTTCGCGCGAAGGTATGCGCGCGACTGGCCGATGGCCTGCGGGTGGCTGTAGGCGATCTTGAACGGGCCGTCCGACATCGCCACCAGCGCGTGGCTGATCGCCATGAAATGCTCGTCCACGATGGCAAGGCCGCTTTCGGGCAGCAGGAAATGGATGTCGGCGACGCGGCCGTTGTGGCTGTTCTCTATCGGGATCATCGCCGCGCCGGCGCGCCCGTCCTTCACCGCTTCCAGCGCATCGGCAAAGCCCGGGCAGGGCAGGGCGAGCGCGTCTGGCGCATATTCCATGATCGCGCGATGCGAATTGGCGCCGGGCGCGCCCTGGAAGGCGATCGCGGCGGCGGGATCGCTGCGCGCGGCATCGCGCATCCGTTCGACCATGGCGGCGGCGGGGGCGGGGAAAGCGTCCATTCCCGCGGCTTAGGAGCATGCGCGGGGCCGGACAAGCGCGCAGCGAAAACCGCTGCGCATGGCCGGATACCCCCCTTGCGAAGCGCACCCCATCGCTCTAAGTCGCGCGCAACCGAAATTCTCTCCGAGCATTGGGATTCTCATGGACGACCGTTTCAACACTATCGCCGGCTGGACCCTGTTCGCAGGTGTCGTGGCCATGGGCACCGCCTATATCAGCCAGAAGATCTACCATGGCGACGAGGCCGAGATGCCGGAGAAGCCCGGCTTCTTCGTCGAAGGTGCGGAAGGCGGCGAAGGCGGTAGCGAAATGTCGGTCGCTGAAGCGCTCAACCTGGAAGGCGTAAGCGCCAGCGCCGGTGAAGCGCTGTTTTCGAAATGCAGCGCCTGCCACTCCATCGCGCAAGGCGGCCCGAACGGTATCGGTCCGAACCTGTGGGGCGTGATGGGCCAGCCCATCGGCAAGCATGTCGCCGGCTTCGCCTACTCCAGCGCGCTCGCCGGAAAGGGCGGCGTCTGGGACTGGGAAAACATGGACGCCTGGCTCAAGAGCCCGCGCGCCTTTGCCAACGGCACGAAGATGAGCTTCGCCGGCCTTTCCAGCATCGAAGACCGTGCATCGATCTCGCTGTACCTCAATTCCATGGGCTCCAGCCTGGCGGTGCCTGAATTCGTCCCCGAAGCGGACGATGCGGCAGAAGGTGAAGAAGGCGCCGAAGGTGTCGAGGCGGCGGAGGATACCGGGATCGCTGAGGGGGTTGCGGGCGACGAGATCGCCGACGATGCCGAGCAGGAAGTCGAAAACGACGCCACCTGAAGGCTCGGCTGATTGAGCGGGCTAATAACGGCGCGGGACCGCGTCAGTCGCGGCCCTTGAACCCTTTCGCCACCACGTACCACTCGGACGAGCCTTTGCGGCTGGCCGGCGGCTTTGCGTGTTTCACGCTGGTAAAATTGGCCTTGAGCAGCTTCAGCAGGTCGTTATCGGTGCCGCCTGCAAGGACCTTGGCCACGAAGGTTCCGCCCGGCTCCAGCGTCTGAACCGCGAAATCGACCGCCGTCTCGACCAGGCCCATGGTGCGCAAGTGGTCCGTCTGCTTGTGGCCCACCGTGTTGGCCGCCATGTCGGACAGGACGAGGTCCGGCGGCCCATCGAGCGCATCGGTCAGCGCATCGGGCGCGGCATCGTCCATGAAATCCATCTGGAGGATCGTCACGCCCTCGATGGGCTCGACTTCGAGGAGGTCGATGCCGACGATGCCCGCCTTGGGCCGCTTCTTGCGCACCACCTGCGCCCAGCCGCCCGGCGCGATGCCGAGGTCGACCACGCGGCTGGCGTTCTGCAGCAGCCCGAATTTTTCGTCGAGCTCGATCAGCTTGTAGGCCGCGCGGCTGCGATAGCCGTCGGCCTTGGCCTGCTTCACGTAGGGGTCGTTGAGCTGGCGTTCCAGCCAGCGGATCTGGCTGGCCGTGCGCCCGCGCCCGGTCTTGATCCGCTTGTCCGCATCCTTGCCGCTGCGCGCCATCAGAAGCCCCGCTGCCGGGCGGCGAGCAGTTCGGCGCGGGCGACATCGCCTTCGTGGTCGGCGGCCATCAGGCTACGCAGGATGCCTTCGCGGATGCCGCGGTCGGCCACGCCCAGCCGGCTGGCGGGCCACAGGTCGAGGATGGTTTCCAGGATCGCGCAGCCGGCCACCACCAGTTCCGCCCGGTCGTGGCCGATGCAGGGCAAGAGCTCGCGCTCGCTGCGCTTCATCGCGGCAAGGCCGCTGGCGACATCGCGCATCGCGCTGCTCGGCATGATCAGCCCGTCCACAGCCTTGCGGTCGTATTGGGGCAGCTCCAGGTGGACCGAGGCGAGGGTCGTCACCGTGCCGCTGGTACCGAGCAGGCGCATGTCGGCGCATTGGTGGGGCCGCACGCGCTCCTCGAATTCGGCGAAACTGTCGCGCACCAGGCCGCGCATCTTTCTGTAGCGCGCGGCGCGCTTCACGTCGTCGTCGATCTGCCCGCGCCCGGCGGTGTCGGTCAGCGAGACGACGCCCCACGGCACGCTCTGCCAGTCGATGATGCGCGGCACGGGGCCGCCCGGTTCAATTAGGACCAGCTCGGTCGAGCCGCCGCCGATGTCGAAGATCATTGCCGGGCCGACGCCGTCTTCCAGCAGGATATGGCAGCCGAGCACGGCCAGCCGCGCTTCCTCCTCGGCGGAAATGATGTCGAGCGCGATGCCGGTCTCGTCCTTCACCCGCTGAATGAATTCCTCGCCGTTCTCGGCCCTGCGGCAGGCCTCGGTCGCGACCGAGCGGGCAAGGTGGACGTCGCGCTTGCGCAGCTTGTCGGAACAGATCTTCAGCGCCTCGACCGCGCGGTCCATCGACGCGTCGGACAGGCGGCCGGTATGCGCCAGGTGCTCGCCGAGGCGGACCACGCGGCTGAAGGCGTCGATGACGACGAAATTGGGGCCGGAAGGACGCGCAATGAGCAGGCGGCAGTTGTTGGTGCCGAGGTCGATCGCGGCATAGCTCTGGCGATAGGAGCGGTGCGGCGGGCGGCGCCAGCTTTCGGCGCGTGGCGGCCCTGCAGGGGCGCTGCCATTGCCCGGGTGCGGCCGCTTGCCGCGGGATCCTGTCGGGGGTCCGGAGCCCTTGGAACCGCGGCCTTTTCCTGCCGGCTTGCCCTGGTCCCGCCTGCGTCCGGGAGAGGGGTGTTCCTGTGCGACACGGGGCCGCTGCTCCGGCGGGTCGCTATCCGCCATATGCATTATCTTTCTTTCTGCCCGCCGGTCCGAAGGGGCCGCACGGTGACCTGTGGGCGATGCTACAGACCAAGCCCCCTTCCGGCAAGTGCAGCGCTTGACGAACAGGTTTCGCGACCCTAAACGCGCGCCTCCATTGCCCCGTCGTCTAATGGCAAGACTACGGACTCTGACTCCGTCAATCAAGGTTCGAATCCTTGCGGGGCATCCAGTTTTTCCAAGTGAATACAGCCGCTTAGGCAATCCGGGGTCGATTTCCCGTGTTGCACCATGTTGCACAGCTATTCCCTTGGATTTCCACGGTTTCCCCGTGTCGCTCGGCAGCTCCATGCAACATGGATGGAACATGGCGAGGCGGTCGAATCGTCGGTTTCAGTAGGCGAGAGCCACCGTCATAAGCTCCAGGCCCTCACGCCTGCCCAGTTCCTTCACCTCTTGGATGTTGTGATCGCGGCCATCGTAAAGGACGCTATCGGTGACGCTCACGCCTTCGATATAGCGCAGCCGGAACAGCACCCGGCTTTCGGCAGTGACGGCTGCGGCTGCAAAGAACTCTCGCCCGCTCATTTGCCGAACGTCCGCCGGGACGGTCGCCACGTCCACGGTTTCGGTGATTTGTTCGCCGTATTCGTTTTCGCCCGTCACCATTTCGCGCTGGATCGTCACGCGCCGGTCGAGCGCGCCCGCGTTCATACCGACAAGCTCCGATAAGGCCCGATTAAGCGGTCCTCGCCAAGCGCGGCGCGAACGTCCGTCCGCTCATCGAATGCCACCGCAACGCGGCTCAGCACTGCCAGTTTAAGGCGCGGCGGCACCTCGCCCACGCCATCCCAAGCATCGGCAACGGCGCGCACGGCATCGCTGGCGGACGAAACTAGAATGGCGATCGTCGCATCCTCATCGTCCGCCATCACGCGGATAAATTCTTTCGCTTCCGCCAAGGTCACAAGATCAGGCATCGGGCCGCGCTCCCGTGCCGGTGCGGGGGTTCCAGCCTTCCACCTGCCTTACCTCGTCGGCATCGAGCACGCCCGCCTCCAGGGCGATCTTGTGCGCGTTCCACCGGGTTTCGGGATCTCCGCGTAGGAACCCGGACAGATCCAGTTCAAGCTCATAGGGCGAGCCGGACGGGAACAGCGATCGGGAAAATTCCGCTTCGATCTTGCGTGCCCAGGGGGCGAGGCAGAACGTGGCGAACCACCGGCCCGCCGTCTCGCTATTCGTGAAGGTGTTGTGCGTGTAGTCGCCAATGATCGGCGGGGGCACCTGAAACAGCCGCGCGATTTCTTCCACGCCGAAACGCCGGGTTTCCAGCAGCTCGGCATCCTCAGGCGATATTTGCGCCACCTTCCAATGCAGCCCGCCGTCGAGGATCAGCGCGCGGCCGGAATTGGCAGCGCCTTCATGGCGAGACTGGAATTGCTCGCGAAGGGCCGTGCGCTGTTCCGCCGTCATTGTGCCGG
This sequence is a window from Alteriqipengyuania flavescens. Protein-coding genes within it:
- a CDS encoding prephenate dehydratase, with amino-acid sequence MDAFPAPAAAMVERMRDAARSDPAAAIAFQGAPGANSHRAIMEYAPDALALPCPGFADALEAVKDGRAGAAMIPIENSHNGRVADIHFLLPESGLAIVDEHFMAISHALVAMSDGPFKIAYSHPQAIGQSRAYLRAKGITGLSHADTAGAAAYVAERGDPDIAALAPAMTAELYGLKVIEEHVEDARDNTTRFVVLAREPRDPAAIEERDVMTTFIFTVKNVPAALYKALGGFATNGVNMTKLESYQQGASFSASRFYADIIGGPGDPAVDRAMEELAFHCRELRILGTYPIARERG
- a CDS encoding c-type cytochrome gives rise to the protein MDDRFNTIAGWTLFAGVVAMGTAYISQKIYHGDEAEMPEKPGFFVEGAEGGEGGSEMSVAEALNLEGVSASAGEALFSKCSACHSIAQGGPNGIGPNLWGVMGQPIGKHVAGFAYSSALAGKGGVWDWENMDAWLKSPRAFANGTKMSFAGLSSIEDRASISLYLNSMGSSLAVPEFVPEADDAAEGEEGAEGVEAAEDTGIAEGVAGDEIADDAEQEVENDAT
- a CDS encoding RlmE family RNA methyltransferase, which produces MARSGKDADKRIKTGRGRTASQIRWLERQLNDPYVKQAKADGYRSRAAYKLIELDEKFGLLQNASRVVDLGIAPGGWAQVVRKKRPKAGIVGIDLLEVEPIEGVTILQMDFMDDAAPDALTDALDGPPDLVLSDMAANTVGHKQTDHLRTMGLVETAVDFAVQTLEPGGTFVAKVLAGGTDNDLLKLLKANFTSVKHAKPPASRKGSSEWYVVAKGFKGRD
- a CDS encoding Ppx/GppA phosphatase family protein — translated: MADSDPPEQRPRVAQEHPSPGRRRDQGKPAGKGRGSKGSGPPTGSRGKRPHPGNGSAPAGPPRAESWRRPPHRSYRQSYAAIDLGTNNCRLLIARPSGPNFVVIDAFSRVVRLGEHLAHTGRLSDASMDRAVEALKICSDKLRKRDVHLARSVATEACRRAENGEEFIQRVKDETGIALDIISAEEEARLAVLGCHILLEDGVGPAMIFDIGGGSTELVLIEPGGPVPRIIDWQSVPWGVVSLTDTAGRGQIDDDVKRAARYRKMRGLVRDSFAEFEERVRPHQCADMRLLGTSGTVTTLASVHLELPQYDRKAVDGLIMPSSAMRDVASGLAAMKRSERELLPCIGHDRAELVVAGCAILETILDLWPASRLGVADRGIREGILRSLMAADHEGDVARAELLAARQRGF
- a CDS encoding phage head closure protein; translated protein: MNAGALDRRVTIQREMVTGENEYGEQITETVDVATVPADVRQMSGREFFAAAAVTAESRVLFRLRYIEGVSVTDSVLYDGRDHNIQEVKELGRREGLELMTVALAY
- a CDS encoding head-tail connector protein, with translation MPDLVTLAEAKEFIRVMADDEDATIAILVSSASDAVRAVADAWDGVGEVPPRLKLAVLSRVAVAFDERTDVRAALGEDRLIGPYRSLSV